Part of the Nitrososphaerales archaeon genome is shown below.
GCTTGAAGAATACCCTTTTGGAAGCGTAAAGTATATCATCCTTGCTCATCGTCGAAAGTAGCCTGTGCTTCAAACCATGAGGCTCGCTCACAACCTCCTCTATCTTGAGGCCTATACCATACTCGAGGAAGGCGTAATCGAGGATGTGGAGATGGGCATTTACAAGGGCGGGTATCGCTACACCATACCTCATATCTATGGATGCTTCTCTCACATAACCTTTCCCTATATGTGAAATTACACCATCGACGACTTCTATATGTAGCTCCTTGCCTAATTCTAGATCCTTCCCCAGTAACGCATATCCAAGGTTTATGATCAAGGGCGCTCCTTCAAGATGAACACTCTACTACGTGAACTTTTAAGTCTTATATTCTCGAGGGCGTTGGTTGCGAGTGCCAATGCATCTCTGGGCCTCAAAGCTATACCTACACCTATCTTGATATCATCCATCTTTACATCCTTTATGAAACCTTCGAGGTACATGTGTGGTATGAAGCATATAACATTGTCACCTCCAGCGTAGTACGCTAACCCTCCATACCTCCTTGAAATCCTTCTTAACTTCTGTACTACCCTATTCACAATTCTCTCAACATGGTAAATTCCTTTATCAGCCAACGACCTGTTGTAGCCGTTCAAGTCTAGATGGGCTACTAGAGTCTCCTCTAAAGTATTGGACCCTCTATCCTCGAAGTCTTTCAATTCCTTCGAATTCATCATCGCCTCAACGTAGGTAGATCCGAGCCCGAAGTACACGATAAGGTGAGTAGGTACTACTTTAGAGATGCTATGCGCAACAATTTTGAAATCCTCAAGATCGGAAGCGTTTACTACGGTTAGATATGAATCGTAAGTTAAAGGGAAGCTGAATAGCCCAACATTCGCACTTTCGATAACCAGATTCTTATATACATCGGCCTGAGTCGCTTGGACGACCCATTCTCTATCGTAACCCAAGGATTTTATCCAATTCTCATAACCGTCGAGGCGGACGATACCGACCCTGATCATATACCTTTCAAACCTCCCTTAACCACATATTTAAATATTTCAACTTTGAGGAACTCTACCTCAAGTGACCATGCCTTACAATTTGCAATTTGCAATTTAATATTTTACATCTGTAAAAGATTGATACTATCAAGATCATGACCGTCAAATTCTCTTATTTGAACTCAAATTTTAGAGGGGTCTATGAACCGTTCCATAGAGTCAAATCAATTATATAAAGCCCTAACCTATCGTGATTTCTACCATCCTATTTATCGTTAAATCCCTGATCTTTGTTGAGTTATAAAGATTTAGTGTACAATCGATCGAGCTTTAGATTATGTAAAAGATGCTGCGACTTATCGATGACCATCACCACTAACATTAAGTATTAGATCCGTTATAGATATCAAGGTGAACGAATGGAAAGAATAGAGGTCGTCGGTAGAGTTACACACTACTATCCTAAGATAGGTGTGGCCGTTGTAGAATTGACCGCACCTTTAAAGGTCGGTGATAAGATCTTAATAAGAGGGAGTACTACGAACTTTGAGCAGACCGTCGATTCGATGCAGATAGAGCATAAGGATGTTAAGGTTGCGGAGGCTGGCAAGTCTATAGGATTAAAAGTAATACAGAGGGTTAGAGAGAACGATATAGTCTATAGAAAGTCGTGATTTGGCGAGAAATGGTAGAAGGGCTAAAGTTAACCGTACTCGTCGATAATTCGACCAGTATCGATAACCCGGACCTTCTAGGTAAGCATGGCCTATCTTTACTGGTAGAGGCGGCTTTAGAAGATGATCGTGTAAATATCATCGTAGATACGGGCCCATCGCCCGATGTTATAAGGAATAATCTTAAAGTTTTGAATATCGATATGAGTAGAATCGATTGTATAATCATCACCCATGGCCACTACGATCATAGTGGTGGCCTCATCGAAGTTTTAAAGCAGATCGGTAAAAGGACGATGGTCTTGGCACATCCTAAGGCCTTCGAACCAAAATTTGCATTCAAACCGAAGCTCAGATTCGTAGGCATGCCATTCAAATTATCGAGTATAGAGGAGGCTGGGGGTATCGTGGTCAGTGCTTGCAACTCGATCACTATAGCCAAGGGTGTTATGACGAGTGGTGAGATAGAGAGAATGGTAGATTACGAGAGGGTCGAGGACCTATGGGTGGTTGAAGATCATAAATTTCAAAGGGATTCAATATCTGAAGAGCAGGCGGTTATAATCGATGTGAAGGATAAAGGGTTGGTCGTTGTATCGGGGTGTGCCCATTCGGGCATAATAAATACTCTCATGCATGCCCAGAGGTTGACGGGTGTAAATCACATTTACGCGGTGATAGGTGGTCTTCATCTTGTCAAGGCCGATGATAAGAGGATCATGTCGACTTTAAATGATCTCCTTAAGATTAACCCAGAATTCATCGGCCCGTGCCACTGTACTGGTGATAGAGCTATCAGAATTCTTTCGGAATCCTTCGGAGGGCGTTGCAAGCAATTAAAGGTCGGGGATGTAATAAACCTTTGAACGTTTGAACGATCGATAAAGAAATCGATTAAGAAATCGATAAAGAATGAGCTCACTATTTAGTAATACATTGTAGTGAGGTGTGGATACCTTCTACTGAGCAGATTATTCAATTCGATCCTTAACTTCGTATCTAACTCTTCCTGTTTATTCAATATGGATGGAATGGTTTGCATGTGCAGTATCGGCCCCTCTACGATCAACGGTGTTCTAATATCACTGAGAGGTCGAGGGTCCGCATTTAATACCCTATTTATAATATCCTCTAACGATCTACTATCTTTAT
Proteins encoded:
- a CDS encoding GTP cyclohydrolase IIa produces the protein MIRVGIVRLDGYENWIKSLGYDREWVVQATQADVYKNLVIESANVGLFSFPLTYDSYLTVVNASDLEDFKIVAHSISKVVPTHLIVYFGLGSTYVEAMMNSKELKDFEDRGSNTLEETLVAHLDLNGYNRSLADKGIYHVERIVNRVVQKLRRISRRYGGLAYYAGGDNVICFIPHMYLEGFIKDVKMDDIKIGVGIALRPRDALALATNALENIRLKSSRSRVFILKERP
- a CDS encoding MBL fold metallo-hydrolase, whose protein sequence is MVEGLKLTVLVDNSTSIDNPDLLGKHGLSLLVEAALEDDRVNIIVDTGPSPDVIRNNLKVLNIDMSRIDCIIITHGHYDHSGGLIEVLKQIGKRTMVLAHPKAFEPKFAFKPKLRFVGMPFKLSSIEEAGGIVVSACNSITIAKGVMTSGEIERMVDYERVEDLWVVEDHKFQRDSISEEQAVIIDVKDKGLVVVSGCAHSGIINTLMHAQRLTGVNHIYAVIGGLHLVKADDKRIMSTLNDLLKINPEFIGPCHCTGDRAIRILSESFGGRCKQLKVGDVINL